One segment of Primulina tabacum isolate GXHZ01 chromosome 6, ASM2559414v2, whole genome shotgun sequence DNA contains the following:
- the LOC142548109 gene encoding polygalacturonase-like, translated as MAPTFICKVLFFLSFLACIANAQTKVFDVRTFGAKANADISQALLAAWKEACASPTPSTVWIPKGTWSLKQAKLVGPNKASIELKVEGILKAPLDPTQMPNKQGEWVTINYLDNFTLSGGGVFDGQGHEAWKRNDCHKNQNCVKLPLNLSFNFITNSTIRDVTTKDSKNFHVNVIGCYNVTFLRFTISAPGESPNTDGIHIARSKLVNVTDSVIKTGDDCVSIGDGTEQVHVQNVICGPGHGISVGSLGKFTTEKDVVGIYVKNCTFLGTQNGVRIKTWPSAPATLQVTNLQFEDLIMTNVTYPIVIDQEYCPHNLCKLDTPSLVKISNVKIDKIRGTTNDPVAVTFICSRNKPCENIQVGNIDLTYDGRLGPITTKCSNVKPSLTGKQNPPLCVPASAAATQSA; from the exons ATGGCTCCAACATTCATTTGCAAAGTTCTCTTCTTTTTGTCATTCTTGGCATGCATTGCCAACGCACAGACGAAAGTATTCGACGTGAGGACGTTTGGTGCAAAGGCGAATGCAGATATAAGTCAG GCTTTATTGGCTGCTTGGAAGGAAGCATGTGCATCACCAACTCCAAGCACAGTTTGGATCCCAAAAGGGACATGGTCTTTGAAGCAAGCAAAATTGGTTGGACCTAATAAGGCTTCTATTGAGCTTAAGGTCGAAGGCATTTTGAAAGCTCCTTTGGATCCAACTCAAATGCCTAACAAACAAGGGGAGTGGGTGACAATCAATTATCTCGataatttcactctttcagGCGGTGGAGTCTTTGACGGCCAAGGACATGAAGCCTGGAAGAGGAATGACTGTCACAAGAACCAAAACTGCGTAAAACTTCCATTG AACTTGAGCTTCAATTTCATCACCAACTCAACCATCCGCGACGTGACCACCAAGGACAGCAAGAACTTCCACGTAAACGTGATAGGCTGCTACAACGTCACGTTCCTCCGCTTCACGATTTCTGCACCCGGAGAAAGCCCAAATACCGACGGCATCCATATAGCACGTTCCAAACTTGTGAACGTCACCGACTCAGTTATAAAAACCGGAGACGATTGTGTATCAATTGGTGATGGAACCGAGCAAGTCCACGTCCAAAACGTGATCTGTGGGCCTGGTCACGGTATCAGCGTCGGAAGCTTGGGCAAGTTTACGACAGAGAAGGATGTTGTGGGGATCTACGTCAAGAACTGCACCTTCCTCGGCACGCAGAACGGGGTTAGGATCAAAACTTGGCCATCGGCTCCTGCAACTTTGCAGGTCACCAATCTGCAATTCGAAGATCTTATCATGACCAACGTTACGTACCCGATTGTCATAGATCAAGAATATTGCCCACACAACCTGTGCAAACTCGAC ACCCCATCCCTCGTTAAGATCAGCAACGTAAAAATTGACAAAATCAGGGGCACAACAAATGATCCTGTCGCGGTGACATTTATCTGCAGCAGGAATAAGCCTTGTGAAAATATTCAGGTGGGCAACATCGATCTTACATACGACGGAAGACTCGGCCCTATCACCACCAAGTGTAGCAACGTAAAGCCTAGCTTGACCGGCAAACAGAATCCACCCTTGTGCGTCCCTGCTTCTGCTGCTGCTACGCAATCtgcttaa